In Bacillaceae bacterium S4-13-56, the genomic stretch TAATTGAGAATAGTTTATGATGTTAAAAAACATTAGAAGAATGTTAATGAATTTTTGTTCAAACATGATGAAGGGTGTTAGCATACACTTATATGTGTAATATTTCACAAAGTATTGAAAGGACTTGGACATATGAATATTCACAGCAAATTGCTTCTTATTCCGTTGAGTCAGGAAAAAAGAAAGCACCTCAAACTTTTGTTTTAGCAATAGTCTGTTTTTTTCTGTGAGGCAGTCTATTTGTTGCTGGTGTATACTGGGTAGCCTATCTAAGAACTAAGCCTAACGCTTCTCAGCGAGCAGTCCAAGAGGAATATTTCTTGTCTATGGTAGGGTTGAAAAATTTTGATCAAAAAAACCAGACCAATTATTTTTGGTCTAGTGAGTTTGTGATGATTTGATAATAATCATGATCTAATATTATTGCAGAGTAATAAAATTTGCTATCCACTATGGCTGAAATATGTTTAATGTAGGCTGGAGTAACATTTTCTCCTTCGAATTCTTGAGTTTCAGTGTTATACCTTCCTTGTATCGGTTATAAAACTTTTGTTTAAAAAGAAGACAAGTGGATCAGATTCCGAAATAACATCTCGGCCTATAAGTAATCTTGAATCATAATCCAGTCCCATTAGGTTTGAAAGAGTGGGTAATATATCTAAGCTCGAGGTTGGATCTTCTATCGTAATAGGATCCATATTCTTTGTGTAAAGAATAAATGTACTTTTATATAAATCGAAATTTTGGTCAACTTTTTTACCGGAAAGTTCCTCGATTACCTCGTTCTCTAACCCATATGGATAGTGGTCAGCACTTAAAGCGATGAACGTTTTATCAGCAATTCCCTTTTCCTCAAGTTTTTTGAGCAAGTATTCGAGCGCGCGGTCCAATTCAACTTGTGTGGCAAGGTATGTCTTACTAGCATCAGAATATGGCAAATCCTCCACGTATTTTTTATTTTTCATCGCCATCTGGTTACCAAAAAAGTTGTATTGCATATGTCCACTAACGGTCATGTAATAGGCATGAAATGGTTGGTCATCAATATATTCAGGAATGGAAAGCTCCATCATTTCCAAATCAGACTCTGGCCAGGTTTTTTTCACATGTAATCGATTACCTACTCCTTTATACTCATAACCCATAGATGAGAGATATGGCGCTTATAATATTTATAGGAATGATTATGATAGGCCATAGATTTGTAGCCTAGTTTGTTTAATTGATTACCCATGGCAAAAGGTATATTATTGTCCCCTGATTCAAAGAAACTCCACACTCCGTGTCTGGGGACAAGACTTGTGGTGGCTACATACTAACCATCAGAAGCGCTAACCTCCCAAAGGGGGTTATAAAAATTTGTGAACTTGTATCCTTCATTAGCAAGTTTATAAAGTGTAGGAGTAACTTCTTTATTAACTGCATAAGAGGAAAAACCTTCGGCTGTAATAAGAATTAAATTATATCCTTCATATACTCCTGTAAATTCATTTTTAGGGGTAGGAGTAACACTTTTAAAATATTCATGCATCATCTTTAAGTCTTCATTGGTTTCGTTAGCAATGAGCTGATCAAAATCTATAGGTAGTGTGTTAAATTCGATGATAACAGGCTCTTCCTTGTTCTCCTCTTTTTCTTCTAGAGGAGGTGTGGTTTGGTTTTTTGATTCATCCTTCTCGTTTTCTAGCTCTACATCCATATTTTCCTCATAAGGGGAAGCTGCCTCAATAACGGGAGACCAGCCGGTGCGTAATCTTTGCATATCTATTCTCATGGTTGTTAATAACCCTAATTTTTTTTAATGATTTCATTGGATAGCTAGTTTTAAAGTAGAGGTCATAAGCTGAGAATTGATCTTTTCCAGCCGTATAAATAGTAGTAATTCCTATTAGATGAATAATAATGATCAAGCATATGATACCTAGTCTATGGAGGCTTTGTTTTGCTAAAGGTCATTAACTTTCTACTAAAGAAAAGGAAAATTAGAGTGGGAAGAAGGAATAAAAAACAAATCTTCCGTCAAGTGCTGGCGCAGGAAAAATTCCTTCAAAGGGATAAAGTAAGGATGAACTAGTTTGATACACCCATTGAACAA encodes the following:
- a CDS encoding sulfatase-like hydrolase/transferase — encoded protein: MKKTWPESDLEMMELSIPEYIDDQPFHAYYMTVSGHMQYNFFGNQMAMKNKKYVEDLPYSDASKTYLATQVELDRALEYLLKKLEEKGIADKTFIALSADHYPYGLENEVIEELSGKKVDQNFDLYKSTFILYTKNMDPITIEDPTSSLDILPTLSNLMGLDYDSRLLIGRDVISESDPLVFFLNKSFITDTRKV
- a CDS encoding YggT family protein; amino-acid sequence: MRDTAVLVYLINTVIGIAQFILGIRVILKLLDANQSTPFVQWVYQTSSSLLYPFEGIFPAPALDGRFVFYSFFPL